The sequence TCAGTTGCAAATTTTCCAAGTGGTTTTTAAGATTATATCCGATGATGATTATATCATCTAGATATACATAGCATCTGGTTCCAATATATTCATTAAGAATGTTGTTCATGGCTCTCTGAAAAGTTGCAGGAGCATTTTTAAGCCCGAAAGGCATTCTGGTAAACTCGAAGTGTCCTTTATCTGTGGAAAATGCTGTTTTTTCAATATGTTTTGGGTCCATTGGGATTTGATGGAATCCCGATTTCAGATCGATTGTTGTAAAATATTCGGATTTTCCCAAAGAATCCAATATTTCTTCGATTTGGGGCATTGGGTATTTGTCATCGATGGTATGCTCATTAAGCTTCCTATAATCGATGACGACTCGTACTTTTCTTTTCCCTGAGGCGTCCATTTTTTTGGAACTACCCATATGGGTGATGAGTACGGGCTTTTAGATGGCCGGATGATGCCGTTGTCTAGCATCTCCTGGATTTGTTCATGGATATCTTGTTTAAATTGGTGAGGGTACCGATAATTTTTTGTATAAATTGGAGAGTTATTCGTAGTATGGATTTTATGTTTGGTTGCGGAAGTAGACGTTaatttttcttcgtttctttGAATTACACGTTCATGTTTTTTCAGAACGTTTAACAATTCGGACTTCTCTAGTTTCGAAAGATGGCTTGTTCTAATTCTAGTCTCTATATCGGCACCTGGGTTGTTTTTTGAAAGGTCGATGCTATTAGGAGGAATCGTTTCGAAGTTGTTAACTTTTAGTTGAAGTTTTGGTTATTTTACGGGGTGTTTGAATGAGGAAATTATGTGTATGACTGACTTTTTGTTTTCTGCTTTGTACAAACCGGGGTGAATGAATGTTTTCTTGCAAAGTTTTTGGTATGTTGGTACAAACCAGTCGCCATTATTTGTTGTTTCTAGAACTTCGAGTAAGACAGTTGTTTATCgagaaattttatagtttcgtTTTCGTAATCGATGTGTGATTTCAATTTGGCAAGAGTTTCCGAACCTATTATGCCATCGAAGAAATGGTGGAATTTTTTAACGTAAAATGAGAGTGGTTTGAAACTACCATTGAAGAAATCTATCTTACCTTTCTTGGTCACGTAACTGGTTCCACTATTAACATTTTAATTTGTTCTCTAGTAGTTGGATGAATAAGTTTTAAATAAAGTAAATAATTTAGGTTCTCTCGTGATTTGTGTTAACCGAGTGAAAATTTAGGTCCAGGTCTTCTTCGTCTTCAGACTCCGATTCCGAAATTGGTTCAGGTTGGGACTCTTCGTGGGGTGGGTTCTTTGTCGTCTCGTGATTATTTATGGTTCTCTTATTAATAGTTAATCGGCTCCGAGTGGAACCGGTTTCCATAGGTTCCGattcatttatttgaatttcttgttcaatttgttttttgttctggTTAAATTTGTTAGTTCCGGGTTTCTGGTCGAAGTCTTTGTACttgtattttttgtcgtgatttTCTGTTTGTATTTTGTGTGCTGCGATTTCTTTAGATTTAAATTTGCAGAGGAACGCGTATGCGTCCTCCATGTCTTTAGGTCTGGCGGCCTGTGCATAGCCGAAATAGGGTTCTGTCAAGCCGGATATAAATGCTGCCAGGGCATCCTCTTCGATAAATTCGTTTATTGTGTCCCAGCTGTGTTTGTACCGTTCGTTTTGTTTTGCTATTGTCTTTATATTTTGAACGATTTCTTTAgatttttgatagtatcttgTTATGGTCATACCGTCGGTCATCCGACATTGCCACAATTGGCATTTGTACGTTGACAATTCCTGGCGGTCTCACAGTGCATTaattaaaatcaatttgatttcttcgaaactgtCTGGGTTGCCAGCCAGGCATAGGACGTATTTAGCTTTtccttgaattttgtttgatatAGCTGTTATGTACATTTTGAACTGTTGGGGAGACACATGCGGCTCGTAAGCATTCAAAGTTTCCTCCGCTGTTTCTAGCCAAGAATTCAACTGTTTCCTATTGCCGTCGTAGGTTGGTATCATTTTGATCGGGTCTGGTATTTTGAAAAGTTGATCAATATTGGTGGTTACATATTGCGTGCTTGTTGAGGAAGGAAAAGTGTTCGTGTCCAACCTCGTTTGAAATTGAGAGAACATGTTATCATGTTCTGTTTGTTTTGCGGAGAATGACTCCATCATCTGCATCATCGCCTGCAATTGAGCGTTTATTTGCTCCATATTGCTATTTAGTGAAAGATTTTCTATGGAAGGAATTTCCTTCACTGGTATATGTGCTAGATCTCCTGAGTCAGAAGAGGCACTGCTTTCTTCTGAATCTGATGATACACACGCACTGTCTTTAATCTGATTCCACAAATGGTGGATTCGATTATGACTTTTTTCTCTTTTGGCATGTGTTGCAAAAGAATATTTCGAGCGCACACGTTCGCTTAGAACTCGTGTGGCTACTGAAATTGTGCTTCGCTCAGAACTTCACAATTTCAAGGAAGTCGACTTTCGCTTAGAACACTTCGTACTTCCAGCGGTGGGTCTTGTTATACACTTATATGAAAGAGAAAAACAAACTCACCTTAGCAATCGTTTTGTGCGGGGTTCGGGGTTCATCCAGTGATAGCGTAGGGTGCACGGTGGAGCCTCAACTCTGTAAAGATGCTAGCACTCACTATAGTTATTTAGTTCGTGGTTTGCGGACTCACTTTTACACTGTTTTTTACACTCACTACTTGTTCACTATTTTACTGGAACCGCACGGCTGCGCCAATTTTGAATTAAGTCCCGTAGCTGGAGTTTTAAAAAAGGTTTATTCACATTAACTTCACTTAATCTAGCACTCCGCGAGGCCACGGTCGTTGTTACAAAGGAACTGAACCCCTGTCTCTGGGTCCGAGGTGGTTTTGATGGAATATTATGCTGACCAGGCAATAATGTTCTGGCATGGGTTGAGTTTGCTGTCTTCGATATTTGATGCGAGAAGTAAAGTGCTGATTTGGTGTCTAGGGTATCACGTAAACCGATGAGTAAAAAAGGCCTTAAGTTTTTTTAATTACTAATCATTGTTAATAATCCGTTCTTTTGAATTAATGTCTCATGGTGGGTAAGGGCACTACACACTTAAACCCGATTCCTGAGCAATTTTACTCATTGTTCAGTAATACAATTattcttttccgaaattcgttgaAGTATTATTCTGATATATCAGTAATGCGTATTTTTTGCCGAAGTTTGGTATAATATATTGCTGAATTTGTCAGTAAACaccaaatataccgaaatcagccgTTCTGTTTGTGGAATTTAGAATTGCACTAAGAAGAATCACTCAACACGATACTGGATTACCATGACTTAGATCTTCGGCGGTCGCTACGTGAAAGGCCAAGCGAATGGTCTGCTCATCAGTCGTATCCTCTTCTGGTACATGCATAACAATATTTATGCAACTTTGGGTCGTGTTAGATATTAGACGGGGGCTCTATGTAGGTTGCTATTTATCAAGTCGTATCCCACACTGTTTACCGAGATATCGAACAGTTTGCTAGCATTTGCTTAAATTCAGCTTATCATCTAATGTCTCTTGTCGATTTTGAAACCATCACGTCGCCATTTCGTAGAAATTAGATTGACTTCCGGTCAAGCTATCAACGAGTGAGCATGTGTGTTCGTACAAGTGCGACGAAAACTCGCGTTCTGGAGTGAATCAATGTTGCGACGCCGCGAAACTATCATCGGGAGTCACTGTAAAAGCAATTTCAATcggaaaaaagaaaataacacAATCGAAAAAATAACCTAACAATAATCAGACGAGATGGGCAATCCTTAGCCTTAGCATGTCACGTTAGtgacacagtaaataaaaaaacctgttttaatccacctagtggtgtaatgatgcctttctcatatcaatcatgctATCATATatgatactgtggtattcttcaaaatattttcttcgattcttaaaagaataaccgaaatcggtttgtttgaccgtgtactgataaaaactatcagttggaaaacatttgaggtcgatttagaaaaaatttcaaggtttttccccattttcagtgatggtatacaatttttaacccactttaccctatatttccgaatccggaagtcggatccgcatgaaattcaggaattacgtatgggaccacaggacctttcattttaacctttatatatgagaaaggcaaaaaagaaataagtgaaatcaaaaacattctagTTTTCATATGTACTTATAAATATCTGCTTATTTTCAGGTGGAGACAATGAGGAGCACTAGCatgagaaaattcgagtatttcgcaagaaaggatttttatccgtgcttCAACAATTCGACGTaatcacacagcgagattttcgtttgtagtccagtgaaaagaaagtcttcttcttcttttctggttggcgtaacctcacttgagatgacgccgatttgatgacacagcaactaaggctatattgccagttaattttcgtttataatccaatggactacaagcgaaaacctCGCTGCGTGGCAACGTGGAGTTCGCAAAAGTAcagatgaaaatcctttctttctcgagaaatactcgaattttctccggatgcaacgtgctcacccttTGAGAGTTTCAGCAGGAGTGGAaaagactataaacgaaaatttactggcaatatagcttaaGTTACTGTGCCTtaaaatcggcgtcatctcaagtgaggcgacgccaaccagaagaaagaaaaagaagaaggaaCACTAGAAACAACTGTTTTAGGCTATATGTTTTCTTTTGGGGTTTCcttttttgtatttgtatttttttttgtgtaagcatCAATAAAATACCCCCTTTCTCCAACCTTAGATTTTGCGATAATTTGATACAATAAATTTGATGATTATTTCGAACAAGAAAAAAGCAAAATCCTTTATACGCTCGCGGCTCGATTACGAATGACTCAGtaattctgattttcattattcAATCCTGATCGCTTTTGCCGAGCTAGCAGCAACATTCTAGATGACAAGTTCTATGAGAATTTACAGTTAGAACCTTTCGTTTTTTCTGTATGCTGATTTAACCTCGGTTTTGCTCATGTTCTCTTTTGCACGTTAATAGGATTCTACGTTAAATCCTACCAGGGAATATGCGGTTTAGACAGTATCATGTCGATTCTGCATCAGGATCGTCGAAATTCTTAGTAATTGTATTCTTCCACTCAATTCTGAACTAACCATAACAATCCGAATGAATTTGTGGTAAGAAAACAGTCAAACTGTGTCTAAAATCACctgatgaaaaaatattttcgatgatACTAGGTGTTCAATTGTTCTATATTCTATGGGGTTGCCTACATATATGGGACAATTATGTGTAGGAAGGTGGTATgatcaaccgaaaaaaaaactgctattAGTTCTCGACTCCTGGATTTCATAGTATGAGTTATGCTACGATTAATGAATGAGTCAAACGGGATTTTTTCTAATCAAAAAGAAACAAGACAATAAACTCCAATTGAATGATAGCACATAGTTatatatttgtttttaagtccagAAATAATAAAACCAATTCAAATGTTGAATTGAACATCATAAAACACCTTACAGATAATATAGTTTCTTTTCCAGCCAAGTGCTGGGCGTCTGATGCAGGAACTGTCCTGCAAGAGCCGAAAGTTTGTGAGCGTACTGACAAACAGCCGGTACGCCCACGGTTCCAGACCAATTGTAGTACAAGTGGGTCTGTTTGAAGGTATACTGCTGCAACCGATCAGCACTCAATCCAGATTCATCTCGGAGAATATTGTAGGATGTTGGCGATACGGTACCCTGACGAACGCTTTGAGAAACCAAGTAAAAGTCATTTCTGTAAAGAACGAATCGTTAGTAACCGTCGACATTAAATGCTCTTATCTGCTTTATCAATTTACCTTTCTGGCAGGGTAATGACATCGTCGACAACAGTTCCTGGAGAGGGATTTCTTCTGTCTTGGAATAAACGAGTATTGATACGTTTGTTTACAACGAAGAATGTCAACCTGGAAGGAAGCTCCGTTGCTTTGTAGGCGGCATCAAGTTTCTCCTTCACTGAATTTACTTCGTGTTCATGAACATAATTCAGTTGACCATCACCAACACCGTCACGGTAGATAACGACTCGCTGTGGCAATGCTCCATTAAAGCTCGAAGCGTATGCTCGGATAGCTTTGATAACATTCAAAGCCAAAAAGTTAGACAACTCGCCGCCGTTAGCGTGTTGACTCACAGTTGAGAAATACTTGGGATGCTTAATACCTCCACCATACATGGATGCAACTAAGGCACCATATGCTTTAGATCTATCCTTCGAGTCTTTGCAGATGTCGAATCCTATAACCATAACTGATGACAAGGGACTCTTCAGAACCCACGGAATTCCACCCAGTTTGCAGTTCATCTGAATAGCGACTTTGGTGGCCACTGACATCAATGTACGAACGTTACCACCCTTCGGAGTGATTGTACGGGTTTTCATTACCTGTGTTGGTACTGCTCGTTCTACACAACATTTCTTTTTGATCGCGGCATAACGATCTACCTTATCGTTAGTTACCAGACACATGATCAACTGAGGATCTCTTTGAACGATTTGTGACAACTGCTCAACGTAAACGACGGGAGAATCATTAGGGATAATGATTCGTCTTGGTTCCTCAATTTGGAAGTGCATACCATTTGCAGCTTGTTTCAGACATCCCATAAAATCGGCAATCAATCTCTCAGAACCAGAAGGAACTATGACACACCAGTTTGTGAGGGCAACGGTCAAATACATTGGATTGTTGCGGAAAGCCATCTGCCATTCGGCCATGTCACCAGCTAGTACTTGACTGTAAGTAAGTGAAAAATAGTCAGATATGTTACCTTGTTTaggatacaacaaaaaaaaacttactagTTGGCTTGCTCTGGATGGAAAAAGACAGTTTCCGGAGGTAGGATTCTCGCAGGTACCTCAACCAAACGACGATCAAGCTCCGTCTTCCAGAATTTGAAAATATCACTGCTTTCTTTACATTGTTGTAATCGTCGGTTGAACGACTCCAGTCTCTCAATGCGTTTATCCGGATTCAAACGAGTGTGGTCAGCTAGAGCACGCATTAAACTAAAAGGAAAATAAAGTATTGAGCTCCAGTAAACGTTTATATGAAATCTAATACTTACTGGAAATCCTTACGCATATCGTCCGTAATACCAGTGATACGAGAAAGCTCTggtaccaaatatataagtTCAGGCATTCCAGCCCGTATTTCTCTGGGTTTAGGTCGAGAAACTAACATCGGTTGACGAGGATCTCTAATGGTTACATTATAGCGATCTTTGAAGTACTGCATGAATGTAAGTGAACCATTTTTAGTTTCAAAGGAGCTTTCAGGAGTTACATTGAAGTCCACATCCGAAACAGTATAAGTATTATTTTTTCCATAAGTGGTCATAACAACCGAACCCAAAATCATCCTTTTGTAATTATCTCTGAAGTTCCCTCTTTGATTCATACACTGCTCAAACAGTGAATAACACGTATCCGTACGCATGACTCTATGGGTCAGTTCGGCACACATCAAAACCTCTTGCTCATGTTGGCGGATGCTTGTAACGTAACCTGGATATAGCTCAATGCCATACTGCCGGACCGATACTTTAGCTTCCGGATCAAAGAACGACCGACCGATCAGTTGTAGTTTCAAACCAGCCATTGCCTTACGATTAATTAGATTGAAAATCACAAACGCCGTTTCGTTTGTTCCATCAATCACACCGGTTCGTCTGAGCCTAACACTGTACTCTTCTTCAGTTGTAGTATCTTTAGTAGTCAGCTCAATCTCTTCGCTGCACAATTTATTTCTTGTGAACAAGAGTGTGCCATCAAACAAATAACCACCAATTTGTGATTTCAAATTGTACATTAGCGAGCTCATTTTCTTGCTACTTTCCACAGAGGGAGTAAAATCCACTCTGTATTGGAAAATTCTTTCATCTTCGTTGCGCACAACCCGGAAATAGTTTGTctttaacattatttgtcttcctGACGTACCTTGCTTCGAAACGGTCGTGTCCGATCGAGTACGTACGATTTCCGGGAGGAAACGCTTTCCGCGCATTCCACCCCGAGCAGCAACTCCAGATCCACGTTTGAAAGCACGTTCTCCTGCAGCGTGCTCCTCCGGTCTGGCTTTCTGCTCTAGTGCTGCAACTTCATCGACTGCTTGTGAATCAGCTTTATCCGGGCGTGGTGAGGAATGGGGCCGTGACGAACGGCTGCTCCCGGCAACATGCTGATACTGTTGTTCTCGATGCTGAAAATTACCAACTTGGCCTCGTCCATGTTCATCCGCACCTGGCCAACCGGCTCCACTGCTGTGACGATTGCCACCGCGAGATGAACCAGATGAGCCTCCTCCGCGGGATGATCCCACGAAGCCACGAGCTCGCATTCGGCCACCGCCTTCTTGTGGGCTGTTGCTACCAGACATCCTTGAATAACGATTTCCtgtaaaataaaaagaaatcttAAAACTCTATCATGCACTTTCAATATCCGAGAAACTCGCGTTAATTTTCGATTCTAGATTCTCAAGGCACTCTGATCGAAATGTAAAAAGCGGCAAATTGATTTACCCACGCTGTCAAATTAAAACGAGAACCGGTACAAGATGAACTAAAAGAAGGTTTGCCGTTTTCAGGCACACACTCATTGTACATAATTAAAAAATGAGTGAAACGTCACTCAATTTCTTAAAAATGTGTGTTATGTGGTATTATAAATTAATTTATCACAATTGATGCCAAACATTTCTTCTGAAATGATTGCGACAATGATCAATGATTGACGGGATCTAGAAAAGGCAATGACTTATTTTCTCTTAAATGTATGAAAACTAAacgctaattttaatttatgatTGAATTCAAAAAGAGCCATGAGTTACGTAAATTTTACTAAATGTTTTACATATCGTTTCTGTTTAAGAATTTGAGGAATCGCAAATCAAATCATTAGTTACACTTAAAAATTATTTGGTTTTCAAATGCACATTAATTCATCAATAAGCATTTTCGATTCAATGATATTCGAATGGTAATCCGCTCCACGCCAAACTGATTAAAATACGTTGTTTTAATGTAACGACATATGTTCTATCAGCAATATGCCTCTCTTAATATCTTCATGCCTTTTATTCTGTGTCGGTTAGTATTCCAACTGTATTTGATACCTTATGATATACAACAAACTTACTAAACTAGTAAAAACTGTACAAATTTTGGCACTGCTAAGGAACTTTTTAAAATTgctgtttcaaacgtaatctttgAAAGCATACTAATTGCCTATCTGTGAAATTTAGATCTTTATGGTAAATGTACGGGTAAAAATGAATCTACATAGGTAATATGACTTCACCAAACATTTTATTctatattcaaaataaaaccaaatacCCACGCAGATCACGTAAATGTATGTGCACGTAACTCACACAACTATATTAAAGCATCTAGGTAGAaagctaagacaagacctgacaactggcttcttattcttccttccgaattattcttctcgtcattttcgccctgtggaataaatacaaacgtatcggctacagtgtagccatattaaCAGATTTTTTAATCACTCTATGgtaagagaaatttttttattaaatttaaatttttaaactcggtttttgattttaaataaacatgaaaaatgttttgtggatgcattcttttattatatattaatgcttaaaacaattaattgagcgttgatgacaaaacacgaaatatctcatgttgaacgcgaaatcgaatccattgttgacgtattaccggatctttaagAAACcagaaaaagtcaagtttggatagaaatgcttagtgtgaCCAcaatgtggaacacaacagttcattcttctcgtaaaactaaacgcactttcgagtttacactaatttaacaaatcttttttggttacactttaattcactaaaaagaaaaacgattttaattacatagtgctgccactataaacatttattacaaatgagattgaaaaaaaagtgaaacattctctgaaaattttcatttgcattggtgagctaaaattatacattttaataaacttgttttctaattttctttatacttggcatcattgctcgcgtaccctgcaaaagttttttcttttcacattgTGCGggaagcaacatcaaaatcagccaatcagaaactggtccatttttggaacaaaagcagcccccccagttgtcaggtcttgtcttaggtagaAAGGAATCGGAAAATCTATTACGatataaccacagactaacagacaggacactcaaattagattctttaaccatataaacggtcatttcgaatatttctgtagttgggacagtactcacatatgtcatgatggcgccacgttaccctatcaaatacatcctgtctgtcatctagactgtgtttatttttttcatttaccaacagagttgccattcatacagaattacctgtaatgtattgatttgtatacctccatgcgaatttcatgcaggatacagatttaatacatattgccaaaactatatacataattgtgcctacttctcatctccaacgcaatacaaaatcgaacccgttttgttacaatatttacttgcttctggtctgccgccacttaatttcgggtgaaaactaccaacacaataaaaaatagtctagatgaacaacgttgagtcaaataaatgattaccttccaacatcgcgaaaaaagttaaatatattatcaacgtaatccaataatttattgtgacgattcattatcaaatattttgatgaaatcaggcaaccctgcaagcagctgatcagtgttgacaaacgaagggaaaccaactagtaaaaaacttttacgtaacacaaggggtgtaccgatagtaaatagttcgcgcagtacaatataggtggaacaagtgcatcacgaaa comes from Malaya genurostris strain Urasoe2022 chromosome 3, Malgen_1.1, whole genome shotgun sequence and encodes:
- the LOC131434225 gene encoding protein aubergine-like — protein: MSGSNSPQEGGGRMRARGFVGSSRGGGSSGSSRGGNRHSSGAGWPGADEHGRGQVGNFQHREQQYQHVAGSSRSSRPHSSPRPDKADSQAVDEVAALEQKARPEEHAAGERAFKRGSGVAARGGMRGKRFLPEIVRTRSDTTVSKQGTSGRQIMLKTNYFRVVRNEDERIFQYRVDFTPSVESSKKMSSLMYNLKSQIGGYLFDGTLLFTRNKLCSEEIELTTKDTTTEEEYSVRLRRTGVIDGTNETAFVIFNLINRKAMAGLKLQLIGRSFFDPEAKVSVRQYGIELYPGYVTSIRQHEQEVLMCAELTHRVMRTDTCYSLFEQCMNQRGNFRDNYKRMILGSVVMTTYGKNNTYTVSDVDFNVTPESSFETKNGSLTFMQYFKDRYNVTIRDPRQPMLVSRPKPREIRAGMPELIYLVPELSRITGITDDMRKDFHLMRALADHTRLNPDKRIERLESFNRRLQQCKESSDIFKFWKTELDRRLVEVPARILPPETVFFHPEQANYQVLAGDMAEWQMAFRNNPMYLTVALTNWCVIVPSGSERLIADFMGCLKQAANGMHFQIEEPRRIIIPNDSPVVYVEQLSQIVQRDPQLIMCLVTNDKVDRYAAIKKKCCVERAVPTQVMKTRTITPKGGNVRTLMSVATKVAIQMNCKLGGIPWVLKSPLSSVMVIGFDICKDSKDRSKAYGALVASMYGGGIKHPKYFSTVSQHANGGELSNFLALNVIKAIRAYASSFNGALPQRVVIYRDGVGDGQLNYVHEHEVNSVKEKLDAAYKATELPSRLTFFVVNKRINTRLFQDRRNPSPGTVVDDVITLPERNDFYLVSQSVRQGTVSPTSYNILRDESGLSADRLQQYTFKQTHLYYNWSGTVGVPAVCQYAHKLSALAGQFLHQTPSTWLEKKLYYL